From one Tsukamurella tyrosinosolvens genomic stretch:
- the istB gene encoding IS21-like element helper ATPase IstB, giving the protein MTATANKNQTNALAPSLRRRGGLTEEAALAAVDQACRRLRLPTVRSMIDQHLTAAAKQQLSYQGFLAELLLAEVDDRDRRSTVRRVKAAGFPREKWLADFDFDANPDIEPATIHQLATGDWIRHGLPLCLIGDSGTGKSHLLIGLGTAAAEQGFRVRYTLATKLVNELVEAADEKQLAKTINRYGRVDLLIIDELGYMELDRRGAELLFQVLTEREEKNSVAIASNQSFSGWTDTFTDPRLCAAIVDRLTYRGTIIETGTHSYRLAHTEAAATAG; this is encoded by the coding sequence ATGACCGCAACCGCCAATAAGAACCAGACGAATGCGCTGGCCCCGTCGTTGCGCCGCCGGGGCGGCCTCACCGAAGAAGCCGCCCTCGCCGCCGTTGACCAGGCCTGCCGGCGCCTACGCCTGCCGACAGTGCGGTCGATGATCGACCAGCACCTCACCGCCGCCGCCAAGCAGCAATTGTCCTACCAGGGGTTCCTCGCCGAACTCCTGCTCGCCGAAGTCGACGACCGGGACCGCCGCTCCACTGTTCGCCGCGTCAAAGCCGCGGGGTTCCCGCGGGAGAAGTGGCTGGCGGACTTCGACTTCGACGCCAACCCCGACATCGAACCCGCCACCATCCACCAGCTCGCCACCGGCGACTGGATCCGCCACGGACTGCCGCTCTGCCTCATCGGCGACTCCGGAACCGGCAAATCCCATCTGCTGATCGGATTGGGAACCGCTGCCGCCGAGCAAGGCTTTAGAGTCCGCTACACCCTCGCCACCAAACTAGTGAACGAGCTGGTCGAGGCCGCTGACGAGAAGCAGCTCGCGAAGACCATCAACCGCTACGGCCGCGTTGACCTGCTCATCATCGACGAGCTCGGCTACATGGAACTCGATCGCCGCGGCGCCGAACTGCTCTTCCAAGTCCTCACCGAACGCGAAGAGAAGAACAGCGTCGCGATCGCTTCCAACCAGTCCTTCTCCGGCTGGACAGACACCTTCACCGACCCACGACTCTGCGCCGCGATCGTCGACCGGCTCACCTACCGCGGCACCATCATCGAAACCGGCACTCACAGCTACCGCCTGGCTCACACCGAAGCAGCAGCTACCGCGGGCTAA
- a CDS encoding YdcF family protein yields MSPAITRRAALIAALGAGLAALAPSASAEPQRELLDAAFERQAAGDRAGAQNALDRLPAAEARRAAAVMSNVDQALTFPLTDQVPGGIAPGSAIVVLGFGLLDDGGVRPILVERLRKGLAVAQKYPAMPVVLSGGAPRAGRTEAAAMRDWLVANGLPAARIHLEDRSGSTATNATNTAALMRGRGMGTAAVLVSSANHLRRSVADFLCAGITLRAVVASDAAVQGPPDGVELRAVYADARTVAGV; encoded by the coding sequence GTGAGCCCGGCGATCACACGCCGCGCAGCACTGATCGCCGCTCTCGGCGCCGGACTCGCCGCCCTGGCCCCCTCCGCGTCCGCCGAACCGCAACGCGAGCTGCTCGACGCGGCCTTCGAGCGGCAGGCAGCCGGGGATCGGGCCGGCGCACAGAACGCGCTGGATCGGCTCCCCGCCGCTGAGGCAAGGCGAGCGGCCGCGGTGATGTCGAACGTCGATCAGGCGCTGACCTTCCCGCTGACTGACCAGGTCCCTGGAGGTATCGCGCCCGGGTCGGCGATCGTCGTGCTCGGCTTCGGTCTCCTCGACGACGGCGGCGTCCGGCCGATTCTCGTTGAACGTCTACGCAAGGGGCTCGCCGTCGCTCAGAAGTACCCGGCGATGCCGGTGGTGCTCTCGGGCGGAGCTCCTCGCGCCGGCCGGACCGAGGCGGCGGCGATGCGCGACTGGCTCGTGGCCAACGGCCTGCCGGCGGCGCGCATCCATCTCGAAGACAGGTCGGGTTCCACCGCCACCAACGCGACGAACACGGCTGCGCTCATGCGTGGCCGCGGGATGGGCACGGCCGCAGTGCTGGTGTCCTCGGCCAACCACCTCCGTCGATCTGTCGCCGACTTCCTCTGTGCCGGCATCACGCTCCGGGCGGTGGTTGCTTCCGACGCCGCCGTGCAGGGGCCCCCGGACGGGGTCGAACTGCGGGCGGTCTACGCAGATGCGCGAACGGTCGCCGGCGTCTGA
- a CDS encoding FtsK/SpoIIIE domain-containing protein yields MSTKKNNRQSAEERRLAEAWRLSSLAARDIRRVQVDSGAPSISDALERVVSHYERELRDPGSLCLGVVPSVADGDAHWLVDEEIDGSGPIFARTSERTPIVLISGHRNSGKSTLLHVLVEQAAAATSPHDTAIFIGEHHPQSLTARTAHLGDRVLDLRSKLRSSDELDGQKSMNLLFIDDLDLLLKAAPDWWDLITAIAGRDDVRIFATAASAVPRTLPRSIISSAVRVALQGSSLPGTSAPTAPWMFSTGTAESQTTGLCFTDLPAGTSPTGLDDPYTAPHREALALLRRGGSGAGVLRRWSVLDRTFGLGDLKLAGRRRSELAIGVVADANGAGTEPWCIDLDDAPRLAIAGDPLTGRTTALMTMVFGAALHAEGPRFLLISDDGDLEAISDLPSVAGYATAADSLMVERLIARAERVIEERRVARAAQPTLTVDEFLAGRTSDPHHRLVLAIDGIGAFLGEDRSERAQQLLTIADNGPDVGVHLVFTADSAGGRSTGNHPHYAIEAPVTLQLCSRDYSQSRLRPEIRVDLDELIPRGKPGWSVDAKSGLPARIAFPSARTEPTAESPREQIAHAVKNLQISPRGFEVPRVNPAPDTVSLEDLWSAICSAPVPAEAEVALSGAALPLGVDLRTDRIIGPEGQSAHLLIYGAAESGRSTAALTAVESAAHLHGPSDMAVYVLDPRGDLSNAADGLRKRGYLRPEKTFDSGRVRPSGYARTPEQVETAVSTLEQLMAARRRTAESTTSSDGDVPARPNPEVFVVIDNFNAMTSGYARSSALDRLVPLISSGTDLGVRFIVTDNADMSTSWENAPFLGALAGCRHRTLLQLSGSPNTSPPFFASQHLRPRRWAPGRGRMIVAPDDYATIQVALPLSARGAAAA; encoded by the coding sequence ATGTCCACCAAGAAGAACAACCGGCAGAGCGCCGAAGAACGCCGACTCGCGGAGGCCTGGAGGCTCAGCAGCCTCGCCGCCCGCGACATCCGCCGGGTGCAGGTCGACTCCGGAGCGCCCAGCATCTCCGACGCCCTCGAGCGCGTGGTCTCCCACTACGAGCGCGAGCTCCGGGATCCCGGCAGTCTGTGCCTGGGCGTCGTGCCGAGCGTCGCCGACGGCGACGCACACTGGCTGGTTGATGAGGAGATCGACGGCAGCGGACCGATCTTCGCTCGGACCTCCGAGCGCACGCCGATCGTGCTGATCTCGGGCCACCGCAACAGCGGCAAGTCCACACTGCTCCATGTGCTCGTGGAACAGGCCGCCGCAGCGACCTCTCCGCACGACACCGCGATCTTCATCGGCGAACACCATCCCCAGTCCCTCACCGCCCGCACCGCTCATCTGGGAGACCGGGTGCTCGATCTTCGCTCCAAGCTGCGATCGAGTGACGAGCTCGACGGGCAGAAGAGCATGAACCTGCTGTTCATCGACGATCTCGATCTGCTCCTGAAGGCTGCGCCCGACTGGTGGGACCTCATCACCGCGATCGCAGGACGAGACGACGTTCGGATCTTCGCGACTGCGGCCTCAGCCGTCCCCCGCACGCTGCCCCGCTCCATCATCTCGTCTGCGGTCCGGGTCGCCCTGCAGGGCAGCTCGCTGCCCGGAACGTCAGCACCCACCGCACCCTGGATGTTCTCGACCGGCACGGCCGAGTCCCAGACCACTGGCTTGTGCTTCACGGACCTTCCGGCTGGCACCTCTCCGACCGGCCTGGACGATCCGTACACGGCGCCCCATCGCGAGGCGCTGGCTCTGCTGCGTCGCGGCGGATCGGGCGCGGGAGTCCTTCGCCGGTGGTCGGTGCTCGACCGCACCTTCGGCCTGGGCGACCTCAAGCTCGCTGGGCGGCGCCGGTCCGAGCTGGCGATCGGCGTCGTGGCCGACGCCAACGGTGCGGGCACTGAGCCCTGGTGCATCGACCTCGACGACGCGCCCCGGCTCGCGATCGCCGGCGACCCGCTCACGGGGCGAACCACCGCGCTCATGACCATGGTCTTCGGCGCCGCTCTGCACGCCGAAGGCCCACGGTTCCTCCTGATCAGCGACGACGGGGACCTCGAGGCGATCTCTGACCTTCCGAGCGTCGCGGGATACGCCACCGCGGCGGATTCGCTGATGGTCGAGCGACTCATCGCCCGGGCCGAGAGGGTGATCGAGGAGCGTCGCGTCGCGCGGGCAGCCCAGCCGACCTTGACGGTCGACGAATTCCTGGCCGGCCGCACGAGCGATCCGCACCACCGCCTCGTTCTCGCGATCGACGGAATCGGAGCGTTCCTCGGCGAGGACCGCAGCGAGCGAGCTCAGCAGCTGCTCACGATCGCGGACAACGGACCGGACGTCGGCGTGCACCTGGTGTTCACCGCCGACTCCGCAGGAGGCCGCTCGACCGGGAATCACCCGCACTACGCGATCGAGGCTCCCGTGACGCTGCAACTGTGCTCGCGGGACTACAGCCAGAGTCGTCTGCGCCCTGAGATTCGCGTCGATCTGGACGAGCTGATCCCGCGGGGTAAGCCCGGCTGGTCGGTGGACGCGAAGTCCGGACTCCCCGCGCGGATCGCCTTCCCGAGCGCGCGCACCGAACCGACCGCCGAGTCGCCGCGGGAACAGATCGCACACGCCGTCAAGAACCTGCAGATCTCGCCCAGGGGGTTCGAGGTCCCGCGAGTGAACCCCGCTCCGGACACCGTCAGCCTCGAAGACCTCTGGTCTGCCATCTGCAGTGCGCCGGTTCCCGCGGAGGCCGAGGTGGCGCTGTCCGGCGCTGCTCTGCCGCTCGGCGTCGACCTCCGCACTGACCGGATCATCGGTCCGGAGGGCCAGTCGGCACACCTGCTGATCTACGGCGCCGCGGAATCGGGCCGATCCACCGCAGCGCTGACAGCGGTGGAGTCCGCGGCGCACCTGCACGGCCCGTCCGACATGGCGGTGTACGTTCTCGACCCGCGAGGAGACCTGTCCAACGCCGCCGACGGACTTCGCAAACGCGGATACCTCCGCCCCGAGAAGACGTTCGACAGCGGGCGTGTGCGGCCGAGCGGATACGCCCGGACTCCCGAGCAGGTCGAGACGGCGGTTTCGACTCTCGAGCAGCTCATGGCTGCGCGCCGGCGAACCGCCGAGTCGACCACGAGCTCCGATGGTGACGTTCCGGCCCGTCCGAACCCTGAAGTGTTCGTCGTGATCGACAACTTCAACGCGATGACCAGTGGATACGCCCGGAGTTCCGCGCTCGACCGGCTTGTGCCGCTCATCTCCAGCGGCACCGATCTCGGGGTCCGGTTCATCGTGACCGACAACGCGGACATGTCCACCAGCTGGGAAAACGCTCCGTTCCTGGGTGCGTTGGCCGGATGCCGACACCGCACGCTCCTGCAGCTCAGTGGATCACCGAACACGTCGCCGCCGTTCTTCGCGTCGCAGCATCTGCGTCCCCGACGGTGGGCTCCTGGCCGAGGCCGCATGATCGTCGCGCCCGACGACTACGCGACCATCCAGGTGGCGCTGCCCCTGTCCGCCCGCGGAGCAGCGGCGGCGTGA
- the istA gene encoding IS21 family transposase has product MGSKVELFAQIRRDARVEGMSIRALARKHGVHRRTVRQALSSAEPPPRKTPERSSPRLDRFKAAIDEMLRSDLDAPRKQRHTATRIRERLAIEHDAVELSYSTVRDYVRVRRAQIEVEAGRRTEVFIAQDHAPGAEAEVDFGEVWVILGGVKTKCHMFVYRLSHSGKAIHRVYPTGGQEAFLEGHVEAFRELGGVPTRHIRYDNLTSAVVAVLQGGDRRRQENPRWTLFHSHYGFDPFYCQPGIAGAHEKGGVEGEVGWFRRNRLTPMPQVESLDELNEQIKAWEDRDEGRRIDGRLRTIGQDYEHDRAALAPLPVEDFDPGLILTPRVDRSAMITVRMVKYSVPAHLIGRRVRVSLQASQLLVYDGRTLVARHPRVAGRGTAKIDLDHYLEVLKFKPGALPGSTALAQARAAGVFTASHDAFWAAARRVNGDTDGTSELIDVLLLHRSLPAAAVIAGIDAALRVGAVSAEVVAVEARRAEARLLAHASVAADQTGGANAGRHLDRHAERREQRVVSLTQRRLADPAAVIAGLPPDRRPLPSVTAYDRLLPQHRRRTASDALPASLDPPPIESLDPPPIERPTRL; this is encoded by the coding sequence ATGGGATCGAAGGTGGAGCTGTTCGCGCAGATCCGGCGGGACGCCCGGGTCGAGGGCATGAGTATCCGGGCGTTGGCTCGCAAGCATGGCGTGCACCGGAGGACGGTGCGGCAGGCGTTGTCATCGGCGGAGCCGCCGCCGCGGAAGACGCCGGAGCGGTCGTCGCCGCGGTTGGACCGGTTCAAGGCGGCGATTGATGAGATGTTGCGGTCGGATCTGGATGCTCCGCGTAAGCAGCGGCACACCGCGACGCGGATCCGGGAACGCCTGGCGATCGAGCACGATGCGGTCGAGTTGTCGTATTCGACGGTGCGGGACTACGTGCGGGTCCGGCGGGCGCAGATCGAGGTGGAGGCCGGCCGCCGGACGGAGGTGTTCATCGCCCAGGACCACGCCCCGGGCGCGGAGGCGGAGGTCGACTTCGGCGAGGTCTGGGTGATCCTGGGCGGGGTGAAGACCAAGTGCCACATGTTCGTCTACCGGCTCTCGCACTCGGGCAAGGCCATTCACCGGGTCTATCCGACCGGCGGGCAGGAAGCGTTCCTCGAAGGGCACGTCGAGGCGTTCCGCGAGCTCGGCGGGGTCCCGACCCGGCATATCCGCTACGACAATCTCACCTCGGCGGTGGTCGCGGTCCTGCAGGGCGGAGACCGGCGGCGACAGGAGAACCCGCGGTGGACGTTGTTTCACTCGCACTACGGATTCGATCCGTTCTACTGCCAGCCCGGCATCGCCGGGGCGCACGAGAAGGGCGGCGTTGAAGGCGAGGTCGGATGGTTCCGCCGCAACCGGCTGACCCCAATGCCGCAGGTCGAGTCCCTCGATGAGCTCAACGAGCAGATCAAAGCCTGGGAGGACCGCGACGAGGGCCGCCGGATCGACGGACGACTGCGCACCATCGGCCAGGACTACGAGCACGACCGAGCAGCGCTCGCGCCGCTGCCGGTGGAGGATTTCGACCCGGGCCTGATCCTCACACCACGGGTCGATCGGTCGGCGATGATCACCGTTCGGATGGTGAAGTATTCGGTGCCGGCGCACCTGATCGGCCGCCGAGTCCGCGTCTCACTACAAGCCTCCCAGCTGCTGGTCTACGACGGCCGGACCCTGGTCGCGCGGCATCCACGGGTCGCCGGCCGCGGCACCGCGAAGATCGACCTCGACCACTACCTCGAGGTGCTCAAGTTCAAACCCGGTGCCCTGCCGGGATCAACGGCGTTGGCGCAGGCCCGCGCTGCCGGGGTGTTCACCGCCAGCCATGATGCGTTCTGGGCCGCCGCCCGACGAGTCAACGGCGACACCGACGGCACCAGCGAGCTGATCGACGTCCTGCTGCTGCACCGCAGCCTGCCCGCCGCGGCGGTGATCGCCGGCATCGATGCTGCATTGCGGGTCGGGGCGGTGAGCGCCGAGGTCGTCGCCGTTGAGGCTCGCCGCGCCGAAGCCCGCCTGCTCGCGCACGCCTCGGTCGCTGCCGACCAGACAGGTGGGGCCAACGCTGGCCGTCATCTCGATCGCCATGCCGAACGACGCGAGCAACGAGTTGTCAGCCTCACCCAACGACGGCTCGCAGACCCCGCGGCGGTGATCGCCGGCCTGCCACCCGACCGGCGACCGCTGCCCAGCGTTACGGCCTACGACCGCCTGCTCCCGCAGCACCGGCGACGCACTGCCTCCGACGCGCTACCTGCGTCGCTGGACCCACCACCGATTGAGTCGCTGGACCCACCACCGATTGAAAGGCCCACCCGGCTATGA
- a CDS encoding dATP/dGTP pyrophosphohydrolase domain-containing protein gives MTAWNLETFGPGARTEGIFDHIRKELKEILGDPTDITEWSDLLLLALNGAMRAGHEPQQIIDAIKAKQAINEQRTWPDWRTQDPNKAIEHVRLVDEPVNEPDTPAADRAQDECSNCDGRKCMDCVCRHYHDACVEDCPQCCPAPQPPQEHAVEPTRVQLLRLLIDELVAILTSNGGTMRRDDVAPEIIGRTGLSPSVVSYVINSAVADGRITSSLRTGMLQLVREPGAEPLRPDNGQSDNRERNR, from the coding sequence ATGACTGCGTGGAACCTGGAGACTTTCGGCCCCGGCGCCCGCACGGAGGGGATTTTCGACCACATTCGCAAGGAGCTCAAGGAGATCCTCGGCGACCCGACCGACATCACCGAGTGGTCCGACCTGCTGCTCCTGGCGCTCAACGGAGCCATGCGCGCGGGCCACGAGCCGCAGCAGATCATCGACGCGATCAAGGCGAAGCAGGCGATCAACGAACAGCGCACCTGGCCGGACTGGCGGACTCAGGACCCGAACAAGGCGATCGAGCACGTCCGGCTCGTCGACGAGCCCGTCAACGAGCCGGACACGCCAGCGGCGGACCGGGCCCAGGACGAATGCTCGAACTGCGACGGCCGCAAGTGCATGGACTGCGTGTGCCGGCACTACCACGATGCGTGCGTCGAGGACTGCCCGCAGTGCTGCCCGGCTCCGCAGCCCCCGCAAGAGCACGCCGTGGAGCCCACGCGCGTGCAGCTTCTCCGTCTCCTGATCGACGAGCTGGTCGCCATCCTGACCAGCAACGGCGGGACGATGCGACGCGATGACGTTGCACCCGAGATCATTGGACGCACCGGATTGTCGCCGTCCGTGGTCTCGTACGTCATCAACTCGGCGGTCGCGGACGGACGCATCACCTCTTCCCTCCGCACGGGCATGCTCCAACTGGTGCGCGAGCCCGGTGCCGAACCGCTCCGACCCGACAACGGCCAATCCGACAACCGAGAGCGGAACCGATGA